The window TTCTATTACAGAAATTAAGCGAACGTATGGCTATTGTGGAAAAGATTGGTGAATTTAAACGCGATAACCAAGTTACTATTCTTCAGGTTAACCGTTGGGATGCCATCATCAAGAAAGGACATGCCTTTGCAAAAGCACTTAAGCTAGATTTAAACTTCACAGAGAAATTTCTAGAACTTATGCATGCTGAATCCATCCGTAAGCAAACAGAAATTATGAATGCTGGCAAATCTGAACAAGGCATTGCAGCAGAACAACATACTGAAGTTAAAGCTTAAGAAAGCTAGAAGGCTGAACGGTAAAAGGTTGAGGGCTTCAAACCCAAAGCTTATATACCAAAGTCTAAATTACCACGTCATTGTTAGGCACAGTTTATCCTGAAATTTCGGGAAAGTAATCTTAAAACGATTGCAAACCATCAATGACATTATAAAATAAATGATGTTGTATTGCTACACACTGTCATGCTGAGCTTGTCGAAGAACTTTAAACTGTTTCGACAAGCTCAAGATGACAATTAAATAAATACACTTTATTGATAACAAAACTACAATTCAATGTCAAAAAACGCCTTAGTTTCTTTTAAAGGAAATAAGAATATTAATACGGAAATCCAATTAACAGGCTCGAAAAGTGAATGCAATAGAGCGCTGATTATTAGTGCCTTAAGTAATAAAATTGTTAAAGTCGAAAATTTATCAAACGCTGCAGATACAGTGACCCTTGATGGGATTTTGAATAATTTAGAAGAGGAGTTAGAAGTAGAAATTCAGGAATCGAAAACTGTGGATGTTGGTCCGGCAGGTACAGCAATGCGTTTCCTTTCTGCTTACCTTTCTGCAAAAAATGGAAATTTCTTGCTCACAGGAACCGAGCGAATGAAACAACGCCCGATTGGTATTTTAGCTGAAGCGTTGAAAACCATTGGTGCTGATATCTCTTATGCAGAAACTGAAGGTTTTCCACCGTTAAATATTGTTGGACCATTAAACCAGAAAACTTCTGAAGTTAAAGTTAAAGGCGATATAAGCAGTCAGTATATTTCAGCATTGCTAATGATAGCTCCTACTCTTCCACAGGGATTAAATTTAGAAATTGAGGGCGAATTAACTTCTAAACCCTATGTAGACATGACTTTGGATATGCTGGCAGAAGTTGGCATTGAACATTCTTGGAAGGACAATTCAATTTCAATTCAACCACAATCTTTTAACGCCGGAACTTTAACTGTCGAACCAGATTGGAGTGCTGCATCATATTGGTATAGTGTAGCAGCTTTGGCTGATGAGGTTGAAATCAGTTTACCAGCCTTAAAAGAAAAAAGCTTACAAGGTGATAGTCAAATCAAAAAGATAGCGGAGGTTTTTGGAATTATTACCATTAAAACGGAAAAAGGAATTTCTTTAAAAAAATCAAAAGCACCTATTGAACTTATAGAAGTCTTAGACTTAAAAACTTGTCCGGATTTAGCGCAAACCATTATTGTAATTGCCGCAGCCTTAGGGAAAAACATGTCTTTTACAGGTTTGGAAACTTTGAAGATTAAAGAGACGAATCGCATTTTGGCCTTACAAACCGAGTTGGCGAAAATCGGCGTCACCTTAAATGAAGATAACTTTGTTTATACTTTAAACACGGATGAGCTGCATTTTCCAACTAAGCTTACAATTGCTACTTATGAAGATCATCGAATGGCAATGGCTTTTGCTCCGCTTGCTTTGCTGATCAACGAAGTTGAAATTGAAGAAATGAAGGTTGTAGAAAAGTCTTATCCTTATTTTTGGGAAGATTTGAAAAAGGCGGGATTTTCTATTCAAGAGCAAGGATAAAGGAACAAAGATTAAAGACCATGAAACTTATAACTTACAACTTAAAACTATCAACTTAAAATGGCAGGTAATACATTCGGGAATTTATTTCGCATTACAACGTTTGGAGAATCTCATGGCATTGCAATCGGGGTAATCATTGATGGTTGTCCATCGCAATTAGATATAGATTTAGACTACATTCAATCGGAATTAGATAAGCGCAAACCTGGGCAATCTAAAATTACGACTCAGCGAAAAGAAAGCGATACGGTGCAAATATTATCCGGTGTATTTGAAGGAAAAAGTACGGGGACACCAATTGCTTTGCTCATTCCAAATGAAGATCAACGCTCTAAGGATTACGGTCATAATGTAGATATTTATCGCCCGAGTCATGCTGATTATGTTTATGATGCAAAATACGGTATTCGTGATCACCGTGGTGGAGGCCGATCTTCAGCCAGAGAAACCGCTGCTCGTGTTGCGGCCGGAGCTATAGCTAAATTATTTTTGAAACACCATGGTATAGAAATTTTCGCTCATGTAGCTGCTGTTGGTAAAATTAATGCACCTAATTTGCAGCATCATGATTTATCAGCATTGCTCGAAATCAGAGAAGAAAATATTGTCCGTTGCGCTGATCCTGCAACAGCAAATGAAATGATAGATTTTATAGATGCAGTTAGGAAAGATGGAGATACCGTTGGTGGTAAAATTAGTTGCGTAATTACTGGTTGTCCGGCTGGTTTAGGCGAGCCAGTTTTTGATAAATTACATGCCGATTTAGGTAAGGCCATGTTAAGTATCAATGCGGTACATGGATTTGAATATGGCTCCGGATTTGATGGCAGTGAGTTGCTAGGATCTCAGCACAATGATATCCCGCAACCAAAAGCTACAGCTGAAAAAGCTTTTAAAACGATTACGAATCATGCGGGCGGCATATTAGGTGGCATTTCTAATGGAATGGATATCACTTTTAAAGTAGCATTTAAACCGGTTGCAACCATTATGCATAATCAACAAACCATCAATGCAGCTGGTGAGGCAGCCGAGATTAAAGGTAAAGGTCGTCATGATCCATGCGTGGTGCCAAGAGCCGTTGTAATTGTAGAAGCAATGGCTGCATTAGTTATGGCGGATCAGTTTTTAAGAAATAAAGTAACTATGGTGTAAAAACCATCATTGCGAGGCACGAAGCAATCTCTATATTTAAATGGATTGCTTCGTGCCTCGCAATGACGGCCGTTTAAAAATGTAAGTAATTAAACTATGAAAATCCTCTCTATCGTATTACTTTTTATTAGCTTAAATACTTTTGCTCAAAATTATTCAGAGCAGATTGGAATCCATCGCGAAAATTATAAACAAGATTTCATAAAAGAATCAAATTCACCACTAAAAAAAGACGATTTACAAAATCTTCATTTCTATGATGCAGATAGTATTTACAAAGTTTCAGCAGATGTCGAGATCTTAAAAAATGAAAGGGTTTTCAAAATGCCAACTTATGATGGAACAAGTGCCGCATTTTATCGTTATGCGAAAATAAGTTTCAAGTTATTAGGCGATACACTTCTTCATATGACGCTTTATAAAAGTGTAGCGTTATCAGGCGTAC is drawn from Pedobacter mucosus and contains these coding sequences:
- the aroA gene encoding 3-phosphoshikimate 1-carboxyvinyltransferase; the encoded protein is MSKNALVSFKGNKNINTEIQLTGSKSECNRALIISALSNKIVKVENLSNAADTVTLDGILNNLEEELEVEIQESKTVDVGPAGTAMRFLSAYLSAKNGNFLLTGTERMKQRPIGILAEALKTIGADISYAETEGFPPLNIVGPLNQKTSEVKVKGDISSQYISALLMIAPTLPQGLNLEIEGELTSKPYVDMTLDMLAEVGIEHSWKDNSISIQPQSFNAGTLTVEPDWSAASYWYSVAALADEVEISLPALKEKSLQGDSQIKKIAEVFGIITIKTEKGISLKKSKAPIELIEVLDLKTCPDLAQTIIVIAAALGKNMSFTGLETLKIKETNRILALQTELAKIGVTLNEDNFVYTLNTDELHFPTKLTIATYEDHRMAMAFAPLALLINEVEIEEMKVVEKSYPYFWEDLKKAGFSIQEQG
- the aroC gene encoding chorismate synthase; translated protein: MAGNTFGNLFRITTFGESHGIAIGVIIDGCPSQLDIDLDYIQSELDKRKPGQSKITTQRKESDTVQILSGVFEGKSTGTPIALLIPNEDQRSKDYGHNVDIYRPSHADYVYDAKYGIRDHRGGGRSSARETAARVAAGAIAKLFLKHHGIEIFAHVAAVGKINAPNLQHHDLSALLEIREENIVRCADPATANEMIDFIDAVRKDGDTVGGKISCVITGCPAGLGEPVFDKLHADLGKAMLSINAVHGFEYGSGFDGSELLGSQHNDIPQPKATAEKAFKTITNHAGGILGGISNGMDITFKVAFKPVATIMHNQQTINAAGEAAEIKGKGRHDPCVVPRAVVIVEAMAALVMADQFLRNKVTMV
- a CDS encoding DUF1684 domain-containing protein, which produces MKILSIVLLFISLNTFAQNYSEQIGIHRENYKQDFIKESNSPLKKDDLQNLHFYDADSIYKVSADVEILKNERVFKMPTYDGTSAAFYRYAKISFKLLGDTLLHMTLYKSVALSGVPKYKNLLFLPFTDETNNKETYGGGRYIDLDVKDIQNSHIIIDFNKAYNPYCAFSDGYRCPVPPEENNVEVAIKAGEKLYSGEKKHKK